The following are encoded in a window of Dehalococcoidales bacterium genomic DNA:
- a CDS encoding glycine--tRNA ligase — MEDNNNKVSMDKIVSLARRRGFIFPSSEIYGGLSSCWDYGPLGVEVKRNVKNAWWQAMIHNRDDMVGLDTSIIMHPKVWEASGHVSGFSDPLVDCMDCKQRFRADHLTTENCPNCGGKLTQPRQFNLMFKTYIGPVEDQASIAYLRPETAQGIFVNFANVLNTTRKKLPFGIGQIGKSFRNEITTGNFIFRSREFEQMEIEFFVKPGDDETWFKFWLEERLNWFTSIGIRKENLKLRQHRKDELAHYAKDCYDIEYLFPMGWSELEGIANRADFDLKQHAAHSGNDLTFFDEESKTHVVPYVIEPSSGVDRTVLALLCDAYCEEPDKDEIRTVLKLHPSIAPYKVAVLPLSRKEPVVDCARKVYSALRKSFSTSYDDAQSIGRRYRRQDEIGTPYCVTIDFDSLEDNSVTLRDRDSMRQLRLPIDKLCSTLAAKLNGESFEVLPAGGKHWLGF, encoded by the coding sequence GTGGAAGATAACAACAATAAAGTAAGCATGGATAAAATTGTTTCCCTAGCCCGCAGGCGCGGGTTTATTTTTCCCTCGAGCGAAATTTATGGAGGGCTTTCCAGTTGCTGGGATTATGGCCCATTAGGTGTAGAGGTTAAACGTAATGTAAAAAACGCCTGGTGGCAAGCAATGATTCACAATCGGGATGATATGGTTGGCCTTGATACCAGCATAATCATGCATCCAAAGGTTTGGGAAGCTAGCGGTCATGTTAGCGGTTTCAGCGATCCACTGGTTGACTGCATGGACTGCAAACAACGCTTTCGTGCAGACCACCTTACAACCGAAAATTGTCCTAATTGTGGCGGCAAACTTACCCAGCCTCGACAATTTAATTTGATGTTTAAAACATATATCGGCCCGGTTGAAGACCAGGCTTCCATTGCCTATCTCAGGCCGGAAACCGCTCAGGGGATTTTCGTCAACTTTGCTAATGTTTTAAATACTACGCGTAAAAAGCTACCCTTTGGTATAGGTCAAATCGGTAAATCCTTTCGTAATGAGATTACCACTGGCAACTTCATCTTCCGCTCCCGTGAGTTCGAGCAGATGGAAATTGAGTTTTTTGTAAAACCAGGAGATGATGAAACCTGGTTTAAATTTTGGCTTGAAGAAAGACTTAACTGGTTTACCAGTATTGGTATTAGAAAAGAAAACCTCAAGCTCAGGCAACACCGCAAGGATGAACTGGCTCATTATGCCAAGGACTGTTACGATATTGAATATCTGTTCCCGATGGGTTGGAGCGAACTTGAGGGCATTGCCAACCGTGCCGATTTTGACCTCAAGCAACACGCCGCTCACAGCGGTAACGATCTTACCTTTTTTGATGAAGAATCCAAAACACATGTCGTTCCCTATGTTATCGAGCCATCAAGTGGAGTAGATCGTACCGTCCTTGCGCTCCTCTGTGATGCTTACTGCGAGGAACCAGATAAAGATGAAATCCGCACCGTTCTCAAGCTTCATCCGTCCATCGCGCCATACAAAGTAGCTGTATTGCCGCTCAGCCGCAAGGAGCCTGTAGTTGACTGCGCTCGCAAAGTTTACTCTGCACTGCGCAAGAGTTTTTCTACCTCTTATGATGATGCTCAAAGTATAGGTCGCCGTTACCGCCGCCAAGACGAAATCGGTACCCCATATTGTGTAACAATAGATTTTGACTCCCTGGAAGATAATTCGGTGACACTGCGCGATCGGGATTCCATGCGCCAATTGCGTTTACCGATAGATAAACTTTGCTCAACGCTCGCAGCTAAACTAAATGGCGAGTCTTTCGAGGTGTTACCTGCTGGAGGCAAGCACTGGTTGGGTTTTTAG
- a CDS encoding YraN family protein, whose protein sequence is MTSKETGALAEKIAAKYLSRKGYCILHTNYRNSIGEIDIVAMHGSTLVFVEVRSKTGKGFGLPLESITRTKSSKLIKVAEGYINQYPNSPEDWRIDAIGVLFSQEETNPRITHIPGAIERPDGF, encoded by the coding sequence ATGACTTCAAAGGAAACTGGAGCACTAGCAGAAAAAATTGCTGCGAAGTACCTTTCCCGTAAGGGCTATTGTATACTTCACACGAATTACCGTAATAGTATCGGGGAAATTGATATCGTTGCTATGCACGGCTCTACCCTGGTATTTGTAGAAGTGAGAAGCAAAACTGGCAAGGGATTCGGATTGCCTCTCGAATCAATAACCCGCACCAAATCATCCAAGCTCATCAAAGTAGCTGAAGGCTATATAAACCAGTATCCGAATTCCCCTGAGGACTGGCGAATAGACGCAATCGGCGTGTTGTTTTCGCAAGAAGAAACTAATCCCCGCATCACTCACATACCCGGTGCCATCGAACGACCCGACGGTTTTTAG
- the thiE gene encoding thiamine phosphate synthase, producing the protein MNEEYGINLPSGIFRMLDASLNRAAEGLRVLEDVARMVLNEAELTHELKNIRHGLELSIPFRPVLLSKRDSQNDVGQVSSGGGSAEHGDIFSIVTANARRCEQALRTIEEIARLPDSNMKSSTFENMRFKLYSLEKDIVSRILRRQKQSRIKGLYVILDSTLLGGRSHMDMAKMLLEAGVKTIQLREKNMPGGKFLKLACSLVKLCDSNNAMLVINDHLDIALASGAGGLHLGQEDIPLSIARKHLPIDTIIGVSVDSVEQAKKAEQNGADYISPQAIFETHSKACPPIGLNAFRAIRNAVSIPIVAIGGINIDNIALVIEAGTDAVAVISSVTLSPEPDQVARELSKRFNQSTIS; encoded by the coding sequence ATGAATGAAGAATACGGTATAAATTTACCCTCTGGTATATTCAGGATGCTTGATGCCAGCTTAAACCGTGCCGCCGAAGGTTTAAGGGTTCTCGAAGACGTCGCTCGGATGGTCTTAAACGAAGCAGAGCTCACTCATGAGCTTAAAAATATACGTCACGGACTTGAGCTGTCTATACCTTTTCGGCCAGTATTGCTGTCTAAGCGTGATTCACAAAACGATGTCGGTCAGGTTAGTTCTGGTGGTGGCTCGGCTGAGCATGGAGATATATTTTCAATCGTTACTGCCAATGCTCGCCGTTGCGAACAAGCTCTTCGGACCATAGAAGAAATTGCCAGACTACCAGACTCCAATATGAAAAGCAGTACTTTTGAAAATATGCGTTTTAAGCTCTACAGCCTTGAGAAAGACATAGTCTCTCGTATATTACGCAGACAAAAGCAAAGTCGGATAAAAGGTCTTTATGTAATTCTCGATTCTACCCTACTGGGCGGACGAAGCCATATGGATATGGCTAAAATGCTCCTTGAAGCCGGTGTAAAAACCATCCAGTTGCGGGAGAAAAATATGCCGGGCGGCAAATTCCTGAAACTAGCTTGCTCTCTGGTAAAATTATGTGATTCCAATAACGCCATGCTTGTTATTAATGATCATCTTGATATTGCTCTGGCAAGCGGTGCCGGAGGGCTGCACCTAGGTCAGGAAGATATTCCATTATCCATAGCTCGGAAACACCTGCCAATCGATACCATTATCGGAGTTTCGGTGGATTCTGTTGAGCAGGCAAAGAAGGCAGAACAGAATGGTGCCGATTACATTTCCCCGCAAGCAATATTTGAAACTCATAGCAAAGCTTGCCCCCCAATCGGGCTCAACGCCTTCCGGGCTATTCGCAACGCTGTTTCAATCCCTATAGTTGCTATCGGTGGCATAAACATAGATAATATAGCTCTTGTTATTGAAGCTGGCACAGACGCCGTAGCGGTGATATCTTCGGTTACACTTTCCCCGGAGCCTGATCAGGTAGCCAGGGAGTTGTCGAAAAGGTTCAACCAGTCTACTATAAGCTAA
- a CDS encoding sodium-translocating pyrophosphatase, translating to MELVIALSAGLLGVIVAGLMAQFVLKQPQGTKAVRDISAAIKEGALAFLGREYRVLAVFVVAVTLILGFVPMLGWWVAISFIFGAVCSGLAGFIGMSIAIRSNSRTATAVQHGLNHGLKVSFRAGAVMGMSVVGIGMLGLTALYFAFNGNADFTQIIPGFGFGASSVAIFARVGGGIYTKAADTGADIVGKVESNIPEDDPRNAAVIADFVGDNVGDVAGMGADLFESYVSSIIATSALASIAVMSPALEKALVPTQEAGWFLPLLVSAGGILASIIGIFFIRVGEKLEMTALLNALRRGTIVSSVLAAGFSYLAVWLLDADIRIFWAIIIGLVAGILIGESTNYFTSYVYKPTLKIAEASQTGAGTNIIAGFGNGLLSVLPPIIIIGIAVIAAYKLGDIYGVAIAGVGMLSTLGIQDATDAYGPIADNAGGIVEMSGLPHEIRERTDALDSLGNTTAATGKGFAIGAAGLTSLALLFAYAETVGITAEGINLLQPEVLVGMFLGALLPAIFCALTMDAVGKTSFSIVNEVRRQFKEIPGLMEGTGKPEYAKCVDICTKDSIKKMVMPGLITILSPVVVGIVLGPVALGGFLGGAISTGLILAITFANAGGSWDNAKKWIETGAYGGKGSAAHKAAVVGDTVGDPMKDTSGPALNIMIKLISIISVVLAPVIASFGGLF from the coding sequence TTGGAGCTGGTTATTGCATTATCAGCGGGTCTATTAGGGGTTATTGTAGCCGGCCTGATGGCTCAGTTCGTGCTAAAACAGCCCCAGGGCACGAAAGCAGTCCGCGATATTTCTGCTGCCATTAAAGAAGGCGCTCTCGCCTTTTTAGGAAGAGAATACCGAGTACTGGCAGTTTTCGTGGTTGCGGTAACACTTATCCTGGGTTTCGTACCAATGCTTGGATGGTGGGTTGCCATCAGTTTTATTTTTGGAGCGGTTTGTTCCGGCTTGGCTGGTTTTATCGGCATGAGTATCGCCATTCGGTCAAATTCGCGCACCGCCACTGCCGTTCAGCATGGTTTAAACCATGGCCTCAAGGTATCCTTCCGCGCTGGCGCGGTAATGGGTATGAGCGTTGTCGGTATTGGCATGCTGGGGCTTACAGCCCTTTATTTTGCATTCAACGGTAATGCCGATTTTACCCAGATAATTCCCGGTTTTGGCTTCGGTGCTTCCTCGGTAGCTATATTTGCCCGTGTTGGTGGTGGTATTTATACCAAGGCAGCTGACACCGGAGCCGATATAGTTGGTAAAGTGGAATCAAACATACCAGAGGATGATCCCCGCAACGCAGCTGTTATTGCAGACTTCGTTGGCGATAACGTTGGTGATGTTGCAGGTATGGGAGCTGATCTTTTTGAATCGTATGTCAGCTCAATCATCGCCACTTCTGCCCTGGCAAGTATTGCAGTAATGTCTCCAGCGCTTGAAAAAGCGCTTGTTCCCACTCAGGAAGCTGGCTGGTTCCTTCCGCTTTTGGTTTCGGCCGGCGGTATCCTGGCATCCATTATTGGTATATTCTTCATTCGTGTTGGAGAAAAACTGGAAATGACCGCCCTGTTAAACGCATTGCGTCGCGGTACTATTGTAAGCTCAGTCCTGGCTGCCGGCTTTTCTTACCTGGCAGTCTGGCTGCTGGATGCCGATATTAGAATATTCTGGGCGATTATCATAGGCCTTGTCGCCGGGATTCTGATTGGCGAAAGCACCAACTATTTTACTTCTTATGTATACAAACCGACTCTTAAGATTGCAGAAGCTTCACAAACCGGCGCAGGCACAAATATCATCGCCGGTTTTGGCAATGGTCTCCTCAGCGTATTGCCGCCTATAATTATTATTGGGATTGCAGTTATAGCGGCCTACAAGCTTGGTGATATATACGGTGTAGCTATCGCCGGCGTAGGTATGCTGTCAACTCTGGGTATTCAGGATGCCACCGATGCATATGGACCAATTGCGGATAATGCAGGCGGCATTGTTGAAATGAGCGGGCTTCCTCATGAGATCCGCGAACGCACTGATGCTCTGGATTCCCTTGGTAACACAACCGCTGCTACTGGTAAAGGTTTTGCTATTGGCGCAGCTGGTCTAACGTCTCTGGCGCTACTGTTTGCGTATGCAGAAACTGTCGGCATTACTGCTGAAGGAATCAACCTTCTTCAACCAGAAGTGTTGGTTGGTATGTTTCTTGGGGCACTCCTGCCAGCCATATTCTGCGCATTAACTATGGATGCAGTAGGCAAAACCAGTTTCTCTATCGTTAATGAAGTTCGACGTCAATTCAAAGAAATTCCCGGCCTCATGGAAGGGACTGGCAAGCCAGAATATGCAAAATGTGTAGATATTTGCACCAAAGATTCCATTAAGAAAATGGTAATGCCGGGCTTGATAACCATTCTCTCCCCGGTAGTGGTGGGCATTGTTCTTGGCCCAGTAGCCTTGGGAGGGTTCCTCGGCGGGGCTATTTCTACAGGTCTTATCCTGGCAATCACGTTTGCCAATGCTGGTGGATCCTGGGATAATGCCAAAAAGTGGATTGAGACTGGTGCTTATGGCGGCAAGGGATCAGCAGCTCATAAAGCGGCAGTAGTTGGAGATACCGTGGGTGACCCAATGAAGGACACTTCTGGCCCAGCTCTCAACATCATGATCAAGCTGATAAGTATAATCTCGGTGGTTCTTGCTCCGGTAATTGCCAGCTTTGGCGGGCTTTTCTAA
- a CDS encoding MBL fold metallo-hydrolase — protein sequence MFIESLVVGAFGANCYLLKCECSGKGIVIDPGDEVQRIIKKTRQMNMQVEKIVLTHGHPDHCAGVKELKENTKALIAMHAGDLEIVNSRLLRMMLGIKDNTKIEPDELLVDGNVIKVGSIEFVVIHTPGHSQGSICLKSEGILFTGDLLFSGGIGRCDLPGGDQNQITESLHKVMKMDPSIKVYPGHGPSTTIEAESRGNIYLDGWV from the coding sequence ATGTTCATAGAGAGTTTGGTTGTTGGTGCATTCGGCGCCAATTGTTATTTACTCAAGTGTGAGTGTTCCGGGAAAGGGATCGTAATTGATCCCGGGGATGAGGTGCAACGTATTATTAAAAAGACCCGGCAGATGAATATGCAAGTTGAAAAAATCGTGCTAACACATGGCCATCCGGATCATTGCGCCGGTGTTAAAGAATTAAAAGAAAACACCAAAGCTTTAATTGCAATGCACGCGGGTGACTTGGAAATAGTCAATAGTCGATTATTACGTATGATGCTGGGCATAAAAGATAACACAAAAATTGAACCGGACGAATTACTTGTCGATGGGAACGTTATTAAAGTTGGCAGTATCGAATTTGTAGTTATTCATACACCTGGCCACTCACAGGGAAGCATTTGTTTAAAGAGTGAAGGAATTTTGTTTACTGGCGATTTGCTTTTTTCTGGAGGTATCGGCAGATGTGATTTACCTGGCGGTGACCAAAATCAGATCACAGAAAGCCTGCACAAGGTTATGAAGATGGACCCATCAATAAAAGTTTACCCCGGCCATGGCCCCAGTACTACGATTGAGGCCGAAAGCCGGGGTAATATTTATCTTGATGGTTGGGTTTAG
- a CDS encoding ribonuclease HII — MAKNNPSYHYEYLFTKQGFSLIAGIDEAGRAPLAGPVAAGAVILDLSAIHPWLADVQDSKLVSARMRQKLESIIQREAISWGVGMVSSAEIDSFGIARAARLAMKKAVSLLKPPPQAILVDYFRLPEVNLPQRGITRGDSLSYSIACASILAKVARDRLMEEMDERYPGYGFCRNKGYPTHEHLEALKKRGPCPIHRISFRPLKPQLGMES, encoded by the coding sequence ATGGCAAAAAACAATCCAAGTTACCATTACGAATACCTTTTCACCAAACAAGGCTTTAGCCTGATAGCTGGTATTGACGAAGCCGGCCGTGCTCCCCTTGCAGGCCCTGTGGCTGCTGGTGCAGTGATTCTGGATCTTTCTGCTATCCATCCCTGGCTTGCAGATGTGCAGGACTCCAAGCTTGTCAGCGCCAGAATGCGTCAAAAATTAGAAAGCATTATTCAACGAGAAGCCATAAGCTGGGGAGTAGGGATGGTTTCCAGCGCAGAAATTGACAGTTTCGGCATCGCCCGCGCTGCCCGTCTCGCCATGAAAAAAGCCGTTAGCCTGCTTAAACCGCCACCCCAGGCGATTCTGGTTGATTATTTCAGACTACCGGAAGTCAATCTCCCTCAGCGAGGCATCACCCGGGGAGATAGCCTTTCTTATTCAATCGCTTGTGCGTCTATTCTAGCCAAGGTTGCTCGCGACCGTTTGATGGAAGAAATGGATGAACGGTATCCCGGTTACGGCTTCTGCCGCAACAAAGGCTATCCGACACACGAGCATTTGGAAGCCTTGAAGAAACGAGGCCCCTGTCCGATTCATCGAATTTCTTTTCGTCCGTTAAAACCTCAGCTTGGTATGGAGTCATGA